The nucleotide sequence TTGTCCTGTTTGTGTGGCCGCCGAACAGACCGTCGCCGATGCCTTGCGAGACGATGTCGAAAAGGTTCACCTGGGGATTCAAAAGGATCGACTGGGTGAAGCCGAAGCGGCGGGTGTTCGGTCGGTGCCGGCATTGGTCATCGACGGCCAACCGTTTCACATCAATCACGGCGCCGACCTGTCGGATTTAAAATAGAATCGCACCGTTCGTCCAAGACCCACCGAGGAAGCCATCGTGACCACCGCGACGGATACGGCATTCCCCATCGTTTCCATCCACGTCGGTCGTCCTCGGGCGATGGACGCGGGCGATGATCCCGGCAAACCTTGGACGTCCGGCATCATCAAAGATCGGGTCGACGGCCCGATCCGGGTGGGCCGCGAAAACTTGGACGGGGACGGGCAAGCCGACCTGGTGCACCACGGCGGTGTCGACAAAGCGGTGCTGGCCTATCCGGCGGTCCACTTCCCATTCTGGAAACAAGAGTTTCCCGACGTCCATTGGGGCGATGGAACGTTCGGTGAAAACTTGACGATCGCCGAGGCGGACGAAACCAAGGTTTGCATCGGAGACGTTTTCGAAATCGGCGACTGTGTGTTGCAAGTCAGCCAGCCCCGACAACCTTGTTGGAAACTGTCCCGACGCTGGCGTTTGCCCAAACTGGCCGTGCGGGTCCAACAAACACGTCGAACCGGTTGGTACTTTCGCGTTTTGTCGACCGGAACCATTCGGCCCGGCCAAAGCATGCATTTGACTCGCCGTGATTACCCCGATTTCACCGTCGCGTTTGCCAACGATGTCATGTTCGCCAAGCCGCGGGATGCGGCGTTGGATTTGCGTCTGGCCGCGTGCGACGCGTTGTCGGTGTCTTGGAAAAAGACATTGAATACCCGCAGCGGCGGCAGCGAATCGGACCACCAATCGTCGGTCGACGCGCGATTGCGCGGCGACAGCTGAATCGACGTCGGTGGCGACGTTCGTTTAGACTTCGCGAAGCTTTTCGGGCAACTGATTCTGAATGAAGTCACGGATCTCGTCACGGACCCGACGATAGGCATCCAGTGCTTCTTCTTCGGTCTTGGCATCCTTGGCCAACTTGGGCGGGTCATCGAAGCCGACGTGAACCGTCTTTGCCTTGGTCAAAAACATCGGACAGTTTTCGTCGGCGTGTCCGCAGACGGTGATCACCAAGTCCAGCGGGACGTCTTTCACGGTGTCGGCCAACTTGGATGACTGGCCGCTGATGTCAACACCGGCTTCCTTCATCACCGCCATCGCGTTGGGGTTCATCCCGTGGGCTTCGATCCCGGCGGAATAGGGTTGGATGGCATCACCGTGAAAGTGCCGCGCCCAGCCTTCGGCCATCTGGCTGCGACACGAATTTCCGGTGCACAAGAAAAGGACGTTCTTTTTGGTCATCGTTGTTGTCGGTTTCGGGGGTACGAAAATAAGAAGTGGTTGGACGGAGAAAACGCGATCAGGATCGTGATTCCAGCGGGGCGTGATGACGCTGCCCAAGTTTTGAAAGGGCATCGACACCGGTGGGCGGTTGTAATTGCCAAGGGACCAGCGCCGCTGAACCGCCGGACAAAGTTTTCACTTCATCGATATAGGCCTGCTCGTGTGACTGGCGGCGTTGCAACGCCGGATCGGTCGTTTCCAGGGGAGCGATGCTTTGGTTGATGACCCAAGCGGTCGGTTGGATTTCGGCGCGAACCAAGTCTTCCTGCAACTTTGCCGCTTCGTGGACCGGCGTTGCTTCGGGCAATGTGACGATCAAGACTTGTGTGAAATCGGGATCCCGCAATCGCGGCAACAACTGCTGCACCGATTCGGGAACTTCGCTGCCCTGGCGGCTGACTTCGCGGTGATAGGCCATCGCCGAATCGAGCAACAGGATGGTGTGGCCGGTCGGTGCGGTGTCCAACACGACAAAGCGATCGGTGCCCGCGGCGACTGATTGGGCAAACGCTCGGAAGACGGCGATTTCTTCCGTACAGGGGGACCGCAGATCTTCTTCCAAAAGAGCGCGGCCATTTGCATCCAAGTTTTCGCCCGCGGTCGCCAAAACTTCGTGGCGATACGCTTCGACCTCCGCCGCCGGATCGATGCGATCAACGGTCAAGCGTTCCAGTGATTCGCTAGCCAAGGTCGCCGCGACGTGCGCGGCCGGATCGGTGGTCGACAGATGAACGTCAAAGCCGCGACGTGCCAGCGCGACGGCGACGGCACTGGCGACGGTGGTTTTGCCAACACCGCCTTTCCCCATCGCCAAGACCACGCCGCGTCCTTTGGCGGCGATCCCGTCAACAAGATCGGACAAATCGCCGGGCAATTCAGTGGATGAAGGCGACACGTTCAACGGGGAACCGGTGTTTGCACCGGAGTCTTCATGGTCGGCCCGTCCGACTTGCCGCAGGCGATCGATACCCATCACGCCCGACGGCGAAAGGGCGACGGACAAACGTGGAAGTTCGGCCAGGTTGGATGGGATCTGTTCCAGTGCGTGATCGCCACGTTTCTGCATGGCCGCGGCCACTCGGTCGCCTTCGTCCGACGCGGTGAAGACACCGTTGACGATCAGACGTTGGTTCAACACACCCAACTGACGCAGTTCGTCGCTGCTGCGGGCCGCTTCGGCAAACGCCGATGTTTCCGGGCGTGTGACCAAGACCAGCGTCGTTTGGTCGCCATTGCCCAGTGCGGCAACCGTCTTTTTGTAGATCGCTTGTTGGGCCTGCAGTCCGGCCAGTGGTCCCAAGCATGACGCCCCGGTGGTGCTGGATTCCATGAACCCGGACCAAGCCGACGGCAACGTCAACAATCGCAGCGTGTGACCCGTCGGCGCGGTGTCAAAGACAACGTGGTCGTAATCGGACGTCGCGGTGTCGTCACCCAACAGTTTCGCGAACTCATCGAACGCCGCGATCTCCACCGTGCAAGAACCCGAAAACTGTTCTTCCATGCTTCGCACGGCCGCGTCGGGCAACACACCACGATACGGCTGGACCATTCGTTCGCGATATTCCGCGGCTGCGATCTGTGGATCAATGTTGATCCCGTCCAGTCCATCGACGCCGTCGACCGGTGTCGGTGTATGACCCAGACGACAACCCAGCACTTCGTCCAAGTTGGATGCCGGATCGGTCGACACCAACAAGACCCGCTTTCCGGACTGTGCCAACTGGACGGCGGTCGCACAGGCCATCGACGTCTTGCCGACGCCGCCTTTGCCGGTGAAGAACAGATGGCGAGTCGCGTTTTGAATCAATTCGAACATGGAACAAGTCGCTTCGAAGGTGGGTGGCAAAAGATGTCAAAAGACGGCAACGCTGCGTTGCCGTTCGTGGCCGTGGTGTGTCAGCAGCAACCCGATCCGCCGCAACAATCGTCGCCGGTGACCGGCAATCCGGTCGGCTTCGCCGTGCGGGTGACTTCACCACTTGGGGCTTCCCCCAGCCAGGACAACAGCTGATCGCGATCGGGATAGTCACCTTGTCCGACGATGACGTCGTCGATGATCACCACGGGCAAGCATTCCACGCCTTCGCTAGCCAGCTTTTGCTGAATGGTCGCATTGCCCGCGAATTGGCCGGCGTCTTGAGCCAGGTTGTATCGTTCGACTTGATGACCTTGCTTGGCCAGCCAGTCCAAATCGGCGGCGAAGCGTGGCAGGACGCTGTCGACTTGAGGACCACAAACGCCGGTCGAGCAGCACATGGCGCGGTCAAAGATCTGGATTCGACTCATGGGGATTCCTTTGCCAGATGAAGTAAACGTTAATCGGCGATGGACGATTTAGCATTGCAAAAAAATTGGCGGTTGGCGACGGCTACAGTGCAGCCACCAACGTCCGCAAACGCTTCAGCATCCGTGGGTTGATGCAGTAACAGACCTTCGGGCCGTCGACTTCGCCTTCGACCAGTCCGGACTGTTTCAAAATCTTCAGGTGCTGAGAAACCGTCGACTGGGCCAAGGGCAGGCTATCGACAATTTCGCCGCAAACACAGGCTTCGCGGCCGATCAACAGACGCACGATCTGGACCCGTGCCGGATGAGCGATGGCCCAAGCCAGATCCGCCAATTCTTTGTCGGTCGGATCGGTGGGAAGCTTCACCGGTGCAGGATCACACGCCTGGCTGGTCGTTGTTTTCGGCATCGCTGGTCCCGAGGATTTGGTTTCTAAATCGTTAATCGACGATCAACGCTACGTTCCGCCAGACTTTTTGTCAACCGACGACAGATTCAAGAACTGGCGACGGTCGCTGAATCGGGCTGATAGGGCGAGAAATCGGTATAGCCCGCTTTGCCGTGGGAATACCAAACGTCCATTGGTGCGGTATCGGCCAGTGGCCATCCGTTGGCGAACCGTTGGACCAAGTCGGGGTTGCTGATGAACGGGCGACCAAATGCGATCAGTTCAGCGTCGCCGCCCGCGATGGCGGTTTCGGCTTTTTCGGCGGTGTAATCGACGTTGCCCATCAGCGGTCCCGAAAAGACTTGTCGAAAATCGGCCAGGGTCATCGCGGGGCCCAGTTCGTGAAATCCGAATCCCGTTCCGTCCATCACGTGCAGGTAAGCCAAACCGTAGGTGTTCAGCTGCGCGGCTACATAAGTGAACTGTTCGCGGTAATCGGGCGAACCCATGTCGTTGAACGAACCGTTGGGCGCCAGGCGAACGCCGACGCGACTTGCGGGCCAGATCTCGGTCACTGCATCGACGACTTCGCCTAGCATGCGATAACGGTTTTCGGTGCTGCCGCCGTACTGGTCGCTGCGATGGTTGGTTTTGGACTGCAGAAACGTGTCCAGCAAGTATCCGTTGGCCGAATGGACTTCGACGCCGTCGAACCCCGCTTCTTTGGCCCGGCGTG is from Crateriforma conspicua and encodes:
- a CDS encoding arsenate reductase ArsC, which codes for MTKKNVLFLCTGNSCRSQMAEGWARHFHGDAIQPYSAGIEAHGMNPNAMAVMKEAGVDISGQSSKLADTVKDVPLDLVITVCGHADENCPMFLTKAKTVHVGFDDPPKLAKDAKTEEEALDAYRRVRDEIRDFIQNQLPEKLREV
- a CDS encoding thioredoxin family protein — encoded protein: MSNVVFFHAGCPVCVAAEQTVADALRDDVEKVHLGIQKDRLGEAEAAGVRSVPALVIDGQPFHINHGADLSDLK
- the arsA gene encoding arsenical pump-driving ATPase, whose translation is MFELIQNATRHLFFTGKGGVGKTSMACATAVQLAQSGKRVLLVSTDPASNLDEVLGCRLGHTPTPVDGVDGLDGINIDPQIAAAEYRERMVQPYRGVLPDAAVRSMEEQFSGSCTVEIAAFDEFAKLLGDDTATSDYDHVVFDTAPTGHTLRLLTLPSAWSGFMESSTTGASCLGPLAGLQAQQAIYKKTVAALGNGDQTTLVLVTRPETSAFAEAARSSDELRQLGVLNQRLIVNGVFTASDEGDRVAAAMQKRGDHALEQIPSNLAELPRLSVALSPSGVMGIDRLRQVGRADHEDSGANTGSPLNVSPSSTELPGDLSDLVDGIAAKGRGVVLAMGKGGVGKTTVASAVAVALARRGFDVHLSTTDPAAHVAATLASESLERLTVDRIDPAAEVEAYRHEVLATAGENLDANGRALLEEDLRSPCTEEIAVFRAFAQSVAAGTDRFVVLDTAPTGHTILLLDSAMAYHREVSRQGSEVPESVQQLLPRLRDPDFTQVLIVTLPEATPVHEAAKLQEDLVRAEIQPTAWVINQSIAPLETTDPALQRRQSHEQAYIDEVKTLSGGSAALVPWQLQPPTGVDALSKLGQRHHAPLESRS
- the arsD gene encoding arsenite efflux transporter metallochaperone ArsD, producing MSRIQIFDRAMCCSTGVCGPQVDSVLPRFAADLDWLAKQGHQVERYNLAQDAGQFAGNATIQQKLASEGVECLPVVIIDDVIVGQGDYPDRDQLLSWLGEAPSGEVTRTAKPTGLPVTGDDCCGGSGCC
- a CDS encoding ArsR/SmtB family transcription factor, whose product is MPKTTTSQACDPAPVKLPTDPTDKELADLAWAIAHPARVQIVRLLIGREACVCGEIVDSLPLAQSTVSQHLKILKQSGLVEGEVDGPKVCYCINPRMLKRLRTLVAAL
- a CDS encoding alkene reductase, which gives rise to MTQSNESHSSLPHLFSPLELGDLTLPNRIVMAPLTRARSGEDRVPNDMMATYYSQRALAGLIISEATVVSPQGIGWSQTPGIYNDAMTEGWRRVVDSVHDHGGRIFLQLWHTGRASHSAFHGGELPVAPSAIAIEGDHSHTPEGKKPYETPRALDTDEIPGIVDDYRDAARRAKEAGFDGVEVHSANGYLLDTFLQSKTNHRSDQYGGSTENRYRMLGEVVDAVTEIWPASRVGVRLAPNGSFNDMGSPDYREQFTYVAAQLNTYGLAYLHVMDGTGFGFHELGPAMTLADFRQVFSGPLMGNVDYTAEKAETAIAGGDAELIAFGRPFISNPDLVQRFANGWPLADTAPMDVWYSHGKAGYTDFSPYQPDSATVASS
- a CDS encoding MOSC domain-containing protein, producing MTTATDTAFPIVSIHVGRPRAMDAGDDPGKPWTSGIIKDRVDGPIRVGRENLDGDGQADLVHHGGVDKAVLAYPAVHFPFWKQEFPDVHWGDGTFGENLTIAEADETKVCIGDVFEIGDCVLQVSQPRQPCWKLSRRWRLPKLAVRVQQTRRTGWYFRVLSTGTIRPGQSMHLTRRDYPDFTVAFANDVMFAKPRDAALDLRLAACDALSVSWKKTLNTRSGGSESDHQSSVDARLRGDS